The DNA window TGTGGCAGGATATGAGGTGGCCATCTTCATGGGGCTCCTTGCAAACCCCAGCCACAGGAAGAGGGGCTTCCACACCACAGGTACCTGTGGCACGTTCGGGGCCGCCGCAGCCGCGGCCAGTGTAATGGGCCTTGACTTTGATGAGACAGTCAATGCACTGGGACTCGCGGGAACCCAGGCGGCGGGACTCCTTGAATCAGACCATGCAGGGTCAATGGGCAAACACCTGCACGCCGGGAGGGCGGCCCAGTCAGGGCTTATATCTGCAAAGCTTGCATCGGAGGGCTTCACAGGGGCAGAGTCCATAATTGAGGGAAAGGAGGGATTCCTCAATGCAATGTGCCAGCCCCCATCAGGGATACCTGAAACTGGCGTATTCCACATAGTAGACGTTTACCTCAAGAGGTACCCTGTCTGCAGGCACCTCCACTCCGCCCTTGACTGCGCCCTTGAAATACTTGGAATGACCAGATTCTCTGCATCAGAGATAGCTGAGGTACTAGTGGAGACCTATGAGGTTGCAGCAGAACACGACAACTATTCCCCGAAAACTGTTGAGGCGGTGAGGCAGAGTTTGCCTGTTTCACTGGCCATAATCTTCGAGAAAGGGGATCTCAGGGTTGAAGACCTTGAAATGGCCTCTGATGTCAGGGAGACGGCATCAAAGATCAGGATAGTGGTGGATCCAGAGATGCAGGGGATGAAGAACAGGAGACCTGCACGTGTCAGAGTGAGACTCAGGGATGGCAGTGTCCACACGGCCTTCAGAGAACTCCCATCAGGGGAGCCAGAGGACCCCTACACCTGGGAGGACATACTTGAGAAGTTCAAACTCCTGAACCCTGGTTACAGGACAGATAACCTGGATATCCTGAGGGAGGCATGGTCAGAGAATATTTCAGAGGTGATCTCTGAGGTCCTTGATTGATACATTGGGCGGAGCTCTTGCTTGATACTGGTTTGATTGAAAAATGCTCAGAAAACTCATCTGGGCTACTGATTAAAGGGTATAACTAAAAACTGGAGGTGAAAAGTTTGGAAAAAACCCGCAGATACCTTGATAGAATTGGAATAGGAGTCCCCGAAGGTGAATCAGAGAAGAGATTCAGTGATGGTGGACAGTACCGTTTTGAGGTCCCCGGGATACAGAGGCCGGGGGCCATGAGGGCCCTCCTGGATGCCATGGAAGAACATGACGTCAGGGTCCACAGGGTAACCCAGACAAAGGGTATAATGCTCCTCACCGACGGTGAGATTGAGGAGATGGCTGAACTGGCCCGTGAAGCCGGCATAGA is part of the Methanothermobacter sp. K4 genome and encodes:
- a CDS encoding MmgE/PrpD family protein, which produces MMTGKLAEFVSSLSYRDLSPEIIERAEICLLDFLGVALRGSGERSGITALRALDIGEGNSTVIGHGRGSDERAALLNGIFAHNLDLDDGHRGAQLHPGACVIPAALSAAEALDAEFREFIAGVVAGYEVAIFMGLLANPSHRKRGFHTTGTCGTFGAAAAAASVMGLDFDETVNALGLAGTQAAGLLESDHAGSMGKHLHAGRAAQSGLISAKLASEGFTGAESIIEGKEGFLNAMCQPPSGIPETGVFHIVDVYLKRYPVCRHLHSALDCALEILGMTRFSASEIAEVLVETYEVAAEHDNYSPKTVEAVRQSLPVSLAIIFEKGDLRVEDLEMASDVRETASKIRIVVDPEMQGMKNRRPARVRVRLRDGSVHTAFRELPSGEPEDPYTWEDILEKFKLLNPGYRTDNLDILREAWSENISEVISEVLD